The genomic interval TTGTGTTTGATGAAGCGCATCGTGTAGCGGCCGCTTCATATCGACGTGTATTTGATTATTTTATGCCTGAGTTTATTTTAGGCATGACAGCGACACCTGAACGTAATGATACTTTAAATATATTCGAACTTTTTCATTACAATATTGCATATGAAATTCGTCTGCAAGCGGCATTAGAAAATGACATTTTATGTCCATTTCATTATTTTGGTGTGACGGATTATGAATTAGATGGCATGATTAGTGACGATACGACTTCGCTTCAAAAACTCGCTTCGGATGCACGTGTCAAACATGTGATTGAACGTACAGAGTATTACGGTTACTCTGGGGATGAACTTAAAGGGCTGATTTTCGTCAGTCGCAAAAAAGAAGCACACGCCTTAGCTCAAAAGTTATCAGAATACGGTTATCCGTCTGTAGCACTTACGGGTGAAGATAGACAACAACGTCGCTCAGAAGTGATTGCACAGTTACGCTTGGGTGAATTACAGTACATTATCACAGTAGATTTATTTAATGAAGGTATCGATATTCCAGAAGTGAACCAAGTAATCATGTTGAGAGCAACGACATCAAGCATTATTTTTGTACAACAGTTAGGTCGAGGTCTCCGTAAAAGCAGTAATAAAGATTTTGTGACGGTCATTGATTTTATCGGTAACTACAAAAATAATTACTTAATTCCTATTGCATTATCAGGGGATCCAAGTTATCACAAAGACAATTATCGTCGCTTTTTAACAGAACCATCTGTACTAAACGGTGTTTCAACAATTAATTTTGAAGAAGTTGCAAAAAAACAAATTTTTGAGTCACTTACCAAAGCGACATTAAATAGTGTCAAAATATTGGATGACGCCTATGAAAATGTTGAACGTCGAATTGGTCGACAACCTTTACTCATGGATTTTATCGATCAAAATGCTATAGATCCACTCATTATTTTAGAAAAATATAAAAATTACCATGAGTTTCTTGAAAAGCGTGGACATATAACAGAACCTTTAGAAGCAGCTGCATTCAAGAATTTAACTTTTCTATCAAGAGAAATTGCGCCAGGACTTAAGAATACAGAACATTTTATTTTACAACGATTGATAGAAGGCGATGCACGAAAATCAGAATTATTGGAGTATATGCAGCAGATTGATTCAGCAGTAACTGACGCTGATATTGAGACGACCTTAAGAATTTTAGATTTCAGCTACTTTAAAAACGATATCGAAAAATCGTATGGGCCCCCAGTGATTCATGTGAATGACGATGTTGTGGAATTAGCAGAACATTTTCAAAGCCAGCTCAATAGCGGACGGTTTCAACGTTATGTGGAGGACATTATTCGGCTCGGTCAATATAATAACGAAATGAAATTTCAAGGTCAAAATGAATTGATATTATATCAAAAATATTTCCGTAAAGACTTTGTAAAAATAATGAATTGGGATAAAGATGTATCGAGTACGATGTATGGTTATCAAGTGAGACATCAAATGGTACCCATTTTTGTCACTTATCATAAACAAGAGGATATTACAACGTCTACACAGTATGGCGACACATTTATTAGTCAAAGTGAATTTAAATGGTACACCCGTTCCAATCGTTCACTTAAATCTTCAGAAGTAGATGATATCGTTCACCATCAAGCCCGTAACATTCCATTATACCTATTTGTAAAAAAAGAAGACGCTGAAGGTAAAAACTTTTATTATTTAGGACGTGTGCATGTGATTGAGGGAACAGTAGAAGAAACAACGATGAAATCAGGAGAACCTGTTGTCACGATGCATTTTAATTTAGAGACGCCTGTTCGAGACGATATTTATCGTTATATCGTCGAACACTAACCCTCAATCAAATCCTATTTTACAAAAGCGATTGCGATATGCGTCGCTTTTAATTTTATCTCAAGTTGGATATAATAATATTGTCAATTTAGGCAATCCTAATTTAAAATTTGGATATGATATTTAACGATAGAGATAGAAGAGGAAAAGGTAGAATAAAATGAAAAAAAGTTTAGAAGAGATTAATGGAACGGTCGCATATCATCGTGATGCACCGTCATGGAAAAAAGTGTTTT from Staphylococcus sp. MI 10-1553 carries:
- a CDS encoding DUF3427 domain-containing protein encodes the protein MDYLLDDFKNSLHKGFIDRSIEKQGHFLPKLLINNAQENVLATIIDELYRCESFSISVAFVTESGLASLKTHLYELKMKGIRGRILTSNYLSFNSPKMYEELMKLENVDVRVTNVSGFHAKGYIFDHDYYTSMIVGSSNLTSHALKVNYEHNIMFSSHRNGDIVHKVKNQFEQLWETSEPLTVAWIENYRKVYQPKTRQAIFEVEQAQIETQRQLQSAQAIVPNMMQQEALRELEMIRQQGESRGLIISATGTGKTIMSALDVRQVQPEKFLFIVHNEGILRRAMEDYRRVLADEPADAFGLLTGNDKQTTAKYLFSTIQTISKPEIYEQFSPEYFNYIVFDEAHRVAAASYRRVFDYFMPEFILGMTATPERNDTLNIFELFHYNIAYEIRLQAALENDILCPFHYFGVTDYELDGMISDDTTSLQKLASDARVKHVIERTEYYGYSGDELKGLIFVSRKKEAHALAQKLSEYGYPSVALTGEDRQQRRSEVIAQLRLGELQYIITVDLFNEGIDIPEVNQVIMLRATTSSIIFVQQLGRGLRKSSNKDFVTVIDFIGNYKNNYLIPIALSGDPSYHKDNYRRFLTEPSVLNGVSTINFEEVAKKQIFESLTKATLNSVKILDDAYENVERRIGRQPLLMDFIDQNAIDPLIILEKYKNYHEFLEKRGHITEPLEAAAFKNLTFLSREIAPGLKNTEHFILQRLIEGDARKSELLEYMQQIDSAVTDADIETTLRILDFSYFKNDIEKSYGPPVIHVNDDVVELAEHFQSQLNSGRFQRYVEDIIRLGQYNNEMKFQGQNELILYQKYFRKDFVKIMNWDKDVSSTMYGYQVRHQMVPIFVTYHKQEDITTSTQYGDTFISQSEFKWYTRSNRSLKSSEVDDIVHHQARNIPLYLFVKKEDAEGKNFYYLGRVHVIEGTVEETTMKSGEPVVTMHFNLETPVRDDIYRYIVEH